One part of the Flavobacterium johnsoniae UW101 genome encodes these proteins:
- the porV gene encoding type IX secretion system outer membrane channel protein PorV has product MKKISLLLICLLITTFAKAQDIERPITTGVPFLLVAADARAAGLGDQGVATSSDVFSQQWNPAKYAFAEDAQGLSISYTPYLTDLANDISLGQVTYYNKINDRSAFAGSFRYFGFGGIELRQTGDPNEPTREVNPNEFALDGSYSLKLSETFSMAVAARYIRSNLKVATEEIDASAAGSFAVDVAGFYQSEEIAYSDFNGRWRAGFNIQNLGPKISYDHDDLSANFLPANLRVGGGFDFIFDDYNKLGVSLELTKLLVPTPPGPGTPYDANGDGDFTDPGDISQSQADEANYKKYKDIGWVSGIFKSFGDAPGGFSEELKEITYSAAAEYMYQDAFAMRLGYYHESPMKGAKQFFSLGAGFKYSMIKVDVSYLFSASKVKNPLENTLRFSLTFNFGDKYETY; this is encoded by the coding sequence ATGAAAAAAATATCGCTTCTATTAATTTGCCTATTAATTACCACATTCGCAAAAGCCCAAGATATTGAGCGCCCTATCACAACTGGAGTACCATTTTTATTAGTAGCAGCCGATGCGAGAGCAGCTGGTTTAGGAGACCAGGGTGTTGCAACTTCTTCAGATGTTTTTTCTCAACAATGGAATCCTGCCAAATATGCTTTTGCAGAAGATGCGCAGGGACTTTCTATCAGCTACACTCCTTATTTAACAGATCTTGCCAATGATATTTCTCTTGGTCAGGTTACATATTACAACAAAATTAATGACCGAAGCGCCTTTGCCGGTAGTTTCCGTTATTTTGGTTTTGGAGGAATTGAACTGAGACAAACCGGAGATCCTAACGAACCTACAAGAGAAGTAAATCCAAATGAATTTGCTCTTGACGGATCTTATTCATTAAAATTAAGCGAAACATTCTCTATGGCAGTTGCAGCAAGATATATTCGCTCTAATTTAAAAGTAGCAACCGAAGAAATTGATGCATCAGCAGCAGGTTCTTTTGCTGTAGATGTTGCCGGATTTTATCAATCAGAAGAAATCGCTTATTCTGACTTTAATGGTAGATGGAGAGCTGGTTTCAATATCCAGAATTTAGGACCAAAAATAAGCTACGACCATGACGATTTAAGCGCCAACTTTTTACCGGCTAATTTAAGAGTTGGTGGAGGTTTTGATTTTATTTTTGATGATTACAACAAACTTGGAGTAAGCCTTGAACTTACAAAACTTTTAGTACCAACTCCTCCGGGACCTGGAACACCTTACGATGCTAACGGAGACGGTGACTTTACTGATCCGGGTGATATTTCACAGAGTCAGGCTGACGAAGCAAACTATAAAAAATACAAAGATATTGGCTGGGTATCTGGAATTTTCAAATCTTTTGGAGATGCTCCGGGCGGATTCAGCGAAGAATTAAAAGAAATCACCTATAGCGCTGCTGCAGAATATATGTATCAGGATGCTTTTGCAATGCGTTTAGGATACTACCACGAAAGCCCTATGAAAGGAGCTAAACAATTCTTCTCTTTAGGAGCAGGATTTAAATACAGCATGATAAAAGTTGATGTTTCATACTTATTCTCTGCATCAAAAGTTAAAAATCCTTTAGAAAATACACTTCGTTTCTCTTTAACCTTTAACTTTGGCGACAAATACGAAACGTACTAA
- the porU gene encoding type IX secretion system sortase PorU, giving the protein MKQALIAYFILLPILSFSQINGSFTIDWQNKKEINYGESKITIPYFSGDGFRFDITKKSITLLLNLNQSNISNGSLATLTSVNYEAVSKAELGDLLLENIPDKLNETLKITNSRDIKQAFLFLSPIIKEGSSFKRVKSFSYSIQNTTARTSSSSTFQKSAAISNSVLASGDWYRFYIEKSGVYRISKSFLQSLGFDPSKTDPKRIKIYGNGGRMLPLANNVYYPEDLEENAIQIIGESDGVFNNEDYILFYGEGVENWDSENQTNLNLYDTKSYYYITSGENEGKRISNLNQPAGNSTLELNTFDDYQFHEIDQTNIAHLGRQWLGESFDINQEQEFSFSFPNLDTTVPVKIELNAASAAFTTTSFGVSANGQNIGTINIGSITAYSDIKYLTEKLPNNTTFTGAETIKIKLTYNNNGVPGSKGYLDYINLTAKRKLLGTGKQFKFQYNLAGSTTGIVNYSFGNAAGISQIWDITDLYNVSKIENTNQASFSFKASLGEIRKYIAIDASDYYTPLKENQSKVTNQNLKGTIFRNSQNNFQDIDYVIVTPRSLSSQAERLANFHRTNSNLNVKVISLENIYQEFSSGKQDIAAIRNCIRYIYNNASSSDKRVKYLNLFGDASFDYKNRIANNNNIVPIYQALRSNSVGESGFASDDFFGLMDSNEGVVAFPFGGIDIAVGRMLVSDNTQAQEIVNKVLEYHDAKSYGNWKNNVVLISDDSDRASDATLQTRQNNLADKISAEKPFFNVDKILLDSYTQEASAGGARYPKARTDFFNAFEKGALIFNYLGHGGEDGLASERIWEKADGQNLNNQYKYPLFITITCEFSRFDDPSRPTAGEYVFWNPKGGAISMLTTIREIGQSNAENFNDILNKNLLSYGSNQYNSIAESLRISKNESPSSSSNVVVYLGDPALMLAIPKPRINLTKINDIVISQPIPDFKSLAKIKISGEITDENNVLLSNYNGELATAIFDKMITSSTLNNDGYSPAMSFKTLGETIFRGNATVTNGQFEFSFVVPRDIRIPVDNGRISFYSKKNQALENQSGYNTIIKIGGINENAPQDNISPKVKLYMNDETFVSGGITNASPFLLAFLEDENGINTASGIGHDIVAVLDGDTSNPYILNDYYQTKLDDYTNGNLRFPLRNLSAGLHTITFTAWDVYNNPVTSEIQFVVVGDEELTLSHVLNYPNPFSTYTQFWFSHNRPYEPLDVQVQVMTITGKIVWTKNQIITTEGFLSREITWDGRDDFGDRIGKGVYIYKLTVKSNLTNKKAEKYEKLVIL; this is encoded by the coding sequence ATGAAACAAGCCCTGATCGCATACTTTATACTACTGCCAATACTCTCATTTTCTCAGATAAATGGGAGCTTCACGATAGATTGGCAAAATAAAAAAGAGATAAATTACGGCGAGAGTAAAATCACAATTCCATACTTTTCAGGAGATGGTTTCCGCTTCGACATTACAAAAAAAAGCATAACATTACTGCTTAATCTGAACCAATCTAACATTTCAAACGGCAGTTTAGCTACGTTGACCAGTGTAAATTATGAAGCAGTTTCAAAAGCAGAATTAGGCGATTTACTACTTGAAAACATTCCCGATAAGCTTAATGAAACGTTAAAAATTACAAATTCGAGAGATATAAAGCAGGCTTTTCTGTTTCTTTCACCTATAATTAAAGAAGGCAGCAGCTTTAAACGTGTTAAGTCATTTTCATACTCAATTCAAAATACAACAGCCAGAACCAGCAGCTCTTCTACATTTCAAAAATCGGCTGCGATTTCAAATTCTGTTTTGGCTTCCGGTGATTGGTATCGCTTTTATATTGAAAAATCAGGCGTTTACAGGATTTCCAAATCTTTTTTACAAAGTCTGGGATTTGATCCAAGCAAAACTGATCCCAAAAGAATTAAAATTTACGGAAACGGCGGACGAATGCTCCCGCTGGCAAATAATGTTTATTATCCGGAAGATTTAGAAGAAAATGCTATCCAGATCATCGGTGAAAGTGATGGCGTGTTTAACAATGAAGATTATATCTTATTTTATGGTGAAGGAGTTGAAAATTGGGACTCTGAAAACCAAACCAATCTTAATTTATATGATACTAAATCCTATTATTATATAACCTCTGGAGAAAATGAAGGCAAAAGGATTTCTAACTTAAACCAGCCTGCAGGAAACAGTACTTTAGAGCTAAACACGTTTGATGACTATCAATTTCACGAAATCGACCAGACCAATATCGCCCATCTGGGACGTCAATGGCTTGGTGAATCTTTTGACATCAACCAAGAACAGGAATTCAGCTTCAGTTTCCCTAATCTTGATACGACAGTACCTGTAAAAATCGAATTAAATGCAGCTTCAGCAGCTTTTACTACAACTTCATTTGGAGTTTCGGCAAATGGGCAAAATATAGGAACAATTAATATTGGAAGTATCACAGCCTATTCTGATATTAAATATTTAACCGAAAAGCTTCCAAACAACACAACCTTTACTGGTGCAGAAACCATAAAAATTAAACTTACCTATAATAATAATGGTGTTCCGGGTTCAAAAGGTTATCTGGATTATATTAATCTTACTGCCAAAAGAAAACTACTGGGAACAGGAAAACAATTTAAGTTTCAATACAATCTTGCAGGCTCAACTACCGGAATCGTAAATTATAGTTTTGGAAACGCTGCAGGAATTTCTCAAATTTGGGATATTACAGACCTATATAATGTATCAAAAATCGAGAATACAAATCAAGCCTCTTTTAGCTTTAAAGCTTCTTTAGGAGAAATTAGAAAATATATTGCCATTGATGCGTCTGACTACTATACTCCTTTAAAAGAAAATCAATCTAAAGTTACCAATCAAAACTTAAAAGGAACTATTTTTAGAAACAGCCAAAACAACTTTCAGGATATTGATTATGTAATTGTAACGCCAAGATCATTAAGTTCTCAAGCCGAAAGACTCGCAAATTTTCACCGCACAAATTCTAATTTAAATGTAAAAGTAATTTCGCTTGAAAACATCTATCAGGAATTTTCTTCGGGAAAACAGGATATTGCAGCTATTAGAAACTGCATTCGATACATATATAATAATGCCTCTTCTTCAGATAAAAGAGTAAAATATTTAAATCTTTTTGGAGACGCTTCATTTGATTATAAAAACCGAATTGCAAATAACAATAATATTGTACCTATATATCAAGCCTTAAGAAGCAACTCTGTTGGCGAATCTGGATTTGCCTCTGATGATTTCTTTGGTCTTATGGATTCTAACGAAGGTGTTGTAGCTTTCCCTTTTGGCGGTATTGACATTGCTGTTGGGAGAATGTTAGTTTCAGACAATACACAGGCTCAGGAAATAGTCAATAAAGTTTTAGAATATCACGACGCAAAATCATACGGGAACTGGAAAAACAATGTCGTTTTAATAAGTGATGATTCTGACAGAGCTTCAGACGCCACGTTACAAACACGTCAAAATAATTTAGCGGATAAAATCTCAGCCGAAAAACCTTTTTTTAATGTCGATAAAATTCTTTTGGATTCTTATACTCAGGAAGCTTCTGCCGGAGGCGCTCGTTATCCAAAAGCCCGAACTGATTTTTTCAACGCATTTGAAAAAGGTGCATTAATCTTTAATTATCTGGGACACGGCGGTGAAGACGGTTTGGCAAGCGAAAGAATATGGGAAAAAGCAGATGGTCAAAACTTAAACAATCAATATAAATATCCGTTATTTATAACCATTACCTGTGAATTTTCAAGATTTGACGACCCTTCAAGACCTACTGCCGGAGAATATGTATTTTGGAATCCAAAAGGAGGCGCTATTTCTATGCTGACAACGATTCGCGAAATTGGTCAGTCTAATGCAGAAAATTTTAATGACATTCTAAACAAAAACCTGCTCTCGTACGGGTCAAATCAATACAACAGCATTGCAGAATCTCTTAGAATATCTAAAAACGAAAGTCCGAGTTCGTCAAGCAATGTTGTAGTATATCTTGGAGACCCTGCTTTGATGCTGGCGATTCCAAAACCCCGAATTAATTTAACGAAAATAAACGATATTGTGATTTCGCAGCCAATTCCTGACTTTAAATCATTGGCAAAAATTAAAATTTCAGGTGAAATTACAGATGAAAACAATGTTCTTTTAAGCAATTATAACGGCGAATTGGCAACAGCAATTTTCGACAAAATGATTACTTCTTCTACCTTAAATAATGATGGATATAGCCCTGCAATGTCATTTAAAACTTTGGGAGAAACCATATTTAGAGGAAACGCAACAGTAACCAATGGTCAGTTCGAATTTAGTTTTGTAGTTCCAAGAGACATACGCATACCGGTAGACAACGGCAGAATCAGCTTTTATTCAAAGAAAAACCAGGCTTTAGAAAATCAGTCAGGTTATAATACTATTATTAAAATTGGAGGAATAAATGAAAATGCACCTCAGGACAATATAAGTCCGAAAGTTAAGTTATATATGAACGATGAAACATTTGTGTCTGGCGGCATTACAAATGCATCACCGTTTCTTCTAGCCTTTTTGGAAGACGAAAATGGTATTAATACTGCCAGCGGAATTGGTCATGATATTGTAGCTGTATTAGATGGCGATACCAGCAATCCTTATATTTTGAACGATTATTATCAAACAAAATTAGATGATTACACAAACGGAAATTTACGTTTCCCGCTGCGAAATTTATCTGCAGGACTGCACACTATAACCTTTACAGCATGGGATGTTTACAACAATCCCGTAACAAGTGAAATACAATTTGTGGTTGTAGGAGATGAAGAATTAACATTATCACACGTTCTTAATTATCCTAATCCTTTTTCAACTTACACCCAATTTTGGTTTTCACACAACAGACCGTATGAACCTTTAGATGTTCAGGTTCAGGTCATGACAATTACAGGAAAAATTGTCTGGACTAAAAATCAAATTATAACAACAGAAGGCTTTTTATCGAGAGAAATTACGTGGGACGGAAGGGATGATTTTGGCGACCGGATTGGAAAAGGAGTTTATATCTATAAACTTACTGTTAAATCTAATTTAACAAATAAAAAAGCAGAAAAATACGAAAAACTTGTCATTCTATAA
- the gldJ gene encoding gliding motility lipoprotein GldJ: MKVNKIVVLQLMMSMVLMLGTASCSKKSSSSHASRATGWDVDSQNGTAARNAGKKQQAGPGLVFVEGGTFTMGKVQDDVMHDWNNTPTQQHVQSFYMDETEVTNGMYLEYLEWLKKVFPPTEENYKNIYEGASPDTLVWRNRLGYNETMTNNYLRHPSYANYPVVGVNWIQAVEFSKWRTDRVNEAVLEKNGYLKKGAKTNDVTAESLFNTEAYVASPSTTYGGNEELVLKKNPNGRRPKAGKDGVVPEEKNVYAQRSSGIILPEYRLPTEAEWEYAAAADVGQREYNIYKGQKKYPWSGDYTRSNKRKNRGDQLANFKQGNGDYGGIAGWSDDGADITNAVKSYAANDFGLYDMAGNVAEWVADVYRPIIDNEANDFNYYRGNQYAKNKIGKDGKIEIVSTATIKYDTLSNGKVVARNLPGEIAQVPVDEQETYLRTNFSTSDNINYRDGDKQSSRYFDFGDSESGSKADQAMYNSPKHNITTDSLGKMIRKYDNSSKRTTLIDDKVRVYKGGSWRDRAYWLDPAQRRYFPQDMATDYIGFRCAMSRVGAKTERRKSPRN; this comes from the coding sequence ATGAAAGTAAACAAAATTGTAGTCTTGCAATTAATGATGTCAATGGTATTGATGTTGGGCACGGCTAGTTGTAGCAAAAAATCGAGTTCGAGTCACGCTTCAAGAGCAACTGGCTGGGATGTAGATAGTCAGAATGGAACAGCTGCTAGAAATGCTGGGAAAAAACAACAGGCTGGACCTGGATTAGTTTTTGTTGAAGGAGGTACGTTTACTATGGGTAAAGTACAGGATGATGTTATGCACGATTGGAATAACACACCAACTCAACAACACGTTCAATCATTCTACATGGATGAAACCGAAGTTACTAATGGTATGTACTTGGAATACCTAGAGTGGTTAAAGAAAGTTTTCCCACCAACAGAAGAAAATTACAAAAATATTTACGAAGGAGCATCTCCTGATACTTTAGTATGGAGAAATCGTTTAGGCTATAACGAAACGATGACTAACAACTATTTAAGACACCCATCTTATGCTAACTATCCTGTAGTTGGTGTTAACTGGATTCAAGCTGTTGAATTTAGTAAATGGAGAACAGACCGTGTAAACGAGGCTGTTTTAGAGAAAAATGGTTATCTTAAAAAAGGTGCTAAAACAAATGATGTAACTGCTGAAAGTTTATTTAACACTGAAGCTTACGTTGCATCTCCATCTACAACTTATGGTGGAAATGAAGAATTAGTATTAAAGAAAAACCCTAACGGAAGAAGACCAAAAGCTGGAAAAGACGGTGTTGTTCCTGAAGAGAAAAACGTATATGCACAACGTTCTTCTGGTATCATTTTACCAGAATACAGACTTCCTACTGAAGCAGAATGGGAATATGCAGCAGCAGCTGATGTTGGACAAAGAGAATACAATATTTACAAAGGACAAAAGAAATATCCTTGGTCTGGAGATTACACTCGTTCTAACAAACGTAAAAACAGAGGTGATCAATTGGCTAACTTTAAACAAGGAAACGGTGATTACGGTGGAATTGCAGGTTGGTCTGATGACGGAGCTGATATCACAAATGCTGTGAAAAGTTATGCAGCTAATGATTTCGGTTTATACGACATGGCTGGTAACGTTGCAGAATGGGTTGCCGATGTTTACAGACCTATTATTGATAACGAAGCAAATGATTTCAACTACTACAGAGGTAACCAATATGCTAAAAACAAAATTGGTAAAGACGGTAAAATTGAAATCGTTTCTACAGCAACTATTAAGTATGACACTTTAAGTAATGGTAAAGTTGTTGCAAGAAACCTTCCTGGAGAAATTGCTCAGGTTCCGGTTGATGAGCAAGAAACTTACTTAAGAACAAACTTCAGTACAAGTGATAATATCAACTACAGAGATGGTGATAAACAATCTTCAAGATATTTTGACTTTGGAGATTCTGAGTCAGGATCAAAAGCTGATCAGGCAATGTACAACTCTCCTAAGCACAATATCACTACTGATAGTTTAGGTAAAATGATTAGAAAATATGATAACTCTAGTAAACGTACAACTTTAATCGATGATAAAGTAAGAGTTTACAAAGGAGGTTCTTGGAGAGACAGAGCTTACTGGTTAGATCCAGCTCAAAGAAGATACTTCCCTCAGGATATGGCAACTGATTACATAGGTTTCAGATGTGCAATGTCTAGAGTAGGTGCTAAAACTGAAAGAAGAAAATCACCAAGAAATTAA
- a CDS encoding UDP-N-acetylmuramoyl-tripeptide--D-alanyl-D-alanine ligase, which yields MNIQEIHNLFLKCQSLSIDTRKIEKGSMFFAIKGENFDANTFAKEALDLGALYVVIDNESYFIDDRTILVNNSLETLQELSKFHRNYLKLPIVALTGSNGKTTTKELINVVLSKKFKTKATIGNLNNHIGVPLTLLSFTKETEIGIVEMGANHKKEIEFLCEIAQPDYGYITNFGKAHLEGFGGVQGVIEGKSEMYQYLLKNNKTVFVNLEDPIQIEKSTGIKNFTFGVNKESADLKIKNIQANPFVVIEYEDFKVESHLIGLYNANNINAAVSIGKYFNVEDALIKEAIENYIPANNRSQLLKKGSNEIILDAYNANPSSMAVAITNFLQLENQNKIMILGDMFELGNESHEEHKAIVDSLSNQNKSKCYLIGKSFYENKISNENIQFYETFDAFAAYLKTIEFKDNTILIKGSRGMALERTLDYIS from the coding sequence ATGAATATTCAGGAAATTCATAACTTGTTTTTGAAATGCCAATCTCTTTCAATTGATACAAGAAAAATTGAAAAAGGTTCTATGTTTTTTGCCATAAAAGGTGAAAATTTTGATGCAAATACTTTTGCTAAAGAAGCACTGGATTTAGGTGCATTATACGTTGTTATAGATAACGAATCTTATTTTATTGACGACAGAACTATCTTAGTTAATAACAGCTTAGAAACACTGCAGGAACTGTCGAAATTTCATCGTAATTATTTAAAACTTCCAATTGTTGCACTTACAGGAAGCAATGGTAAAACAACAACGAAAGAGCTTATTAATGTTGTTTTGTCTAAGAAGTTTAAAACAAAAGCCACTATTGGAAATCTGAATAATCACATAGGTGTTCCGTTAACGCTGCTTTCTTTTACAAAAGAAACTGAAATTGGAATCGTAGAGATGGGAGCTAATCATAAAAAAGAAATAGAATTTTTATGTGAAATTGCCCAGCCGGATTATGGCTATATAACTAATTTCGGGAAAGCCCATTTAGAAGGTTTTGGCGGCGTGCAGGGCGTTATTGAAGGGAAAAGTGAAATGTATCAATATTTGTTAAAAAACAATAAAACTGTTTTTGTAAATCTTGAAGATCCGATTCAGATAGAAAAATCAACCGGAATTAAAAACTTTACTTTTGGTGTAAACAAAGAATCTGCCGATTTAAAGATTAAAAACATTCAGGCAAATCCTTTTGTGGTTATAGAATATGAAGATTTTAAAGTAGAATCGCATTTAATCGGGCTTTATAATGCGAATAACATCAATGCAGCAGTTTCGATAGGGAAATATTTCAATGTAGAAGATGCTTTAATAAAAGAAGCTATCGAGAATTATATTCCGGCAAATAATAGGTCTCAATTGCTAAAAAAAGGTTCAAATGAGATTATTTTAGATGCATATAATGCAAATCCAAGCAGTATGGCTGTGGCGATTACTAATTTTCTGCAATTAGAAAATCAAAATAAAATAATGATTCTGGGTGATATGTTTGAACTTGGAAATGAAAGCCATGAAGAACATAAAGCTATTGTAGATTCTCTGTCTAACCAGAATAAATCAAAATGTTATTTGATTGGAAAATCATTTTATGAAAATAAGATTTCGAATGAAAATATTCAATTTTATGAAACATTTGATGCTTTCGCAGCTTATCTAAAAACAATTGAATTTAAAGATAATACGATTTTGATAAAGGGCTCCAGAGGAATGGCTTTGGAACGCACTTTAGATTATATCTCATAA